The sequence tgatgttcttctcccttttcaaaataCAAAACAGAAAGTGATGAATGAACTTCAAGTGTAAGCTTTCCGTGTGGGGCATTGGGATGATGTGGGAATGATTTGGCCATTTCCTTTTCCACAAAACATTGAAGTATGTCTTCCCCTATACTGTTTCAGCACATGATGTCCATTTCTGACCTTAGATATTCATTTTTTCCTTCCATAtgtaacttaaacaaaagtTGTCTATGTCATGTACCATAGCCATGCAtgtcttctttttctttaaaccTTACAATGGCATTGACACCTAGCTAATTCACTTTATGATAGTCTTTTCACCCACCAATAAAAGCATAGTGATGGGTTTCATTAGTGAATGCTTATGTGTTTCTATTAGTATATGTTAATTACAATGACCCGTGAAGCTATCAAATTacctttttaagtttttttatttataggcaaTAAAGAgtcaaataatttaatagaattaaaatatttgatttcttttttttcatctgTTTTGTCAATCAATAACAAATTTTATGGGGTTCTGGTTTTCTTATTGTTGTATAAATGCATGTTATgctattcaataaaaatacagTCTTCTACAATTCAATATCATTCTTTTGTTCTTGCTACAACCCTATACATCTTTCTAAATAACCAACAGATTGGTAATCAAAGCAAACTTCTTATGAGACTTGTGCCATGGATACTGAGGCGAGCTTTTCACAGGTTGCTCTTCCTGTGTTTAATGGAGAGAACTACAACCTTTGGATGATGAGAATGGAAAATTACTTGGAGACTCTAGATGTTCGGGAGGCTATAGAATAGGATTATTATGCTCCTCAACTACCAGACAATCCTACAGTCACCTAGATGAACAATcacaaggagagaaaaaaacagaaaagcaAAGGCAAAGGCTTGTCTATTTGTTGGAgtctcaaaaataattttcataagaatcatgaaactaaaAACTGGAAGTGGCATATGGAATTATTTGAAGGAAGAGTATGAAGAAGATGATACGAAACATGCAAGTTCTGAATTTAATTCGAGAATTCGAATTACAAAGGGTGAAGGAATTTGAGACAATCTAAGAGTTCTCAGACAGACTGCTTGACATTGCTAACAAGGTGAGGTTGCTAGGCACAGAATTTGAAGATTCAAGAATTGTACAAAAAATACTTGTAACAATTCCTGAAAAATATGAAGCCTCTGTAACAACTTTGGAGAACACAAAGGATTTATCCCAGATCACTTTGTCATAAGTTTTGCATGCTTTAAAGGCACAAGAATAGAGAAGGCTTATGAGGCAGGAAGGATCTATGGAGGGTGCATTTCAAGTCAAGTTGCAAATCAACAATAATGGCAAAAGCCATAGCAACAAACCTGAAGCTTTTGcaaacaacaaaaatcaaaacaacaacACTTAAGTACATCCACCTTGCCCTCACTGTAAATAAACTAATCACCCACAAAAAAGGTGTTGGTGGAAGCCAGATGTAAGGTGTCATAGGTGTAGTCAGTTAGGGAATGTTGAAAGAATATGCaaatttcaacaacaacaagaagtCAAGGTTGTTAAGGACCAATCACAAGAGGAGCAGTTGTTTGTTGTATCATGTTTTGCTGCCAGTAACTCTACATAAAGTTGGCTAATTGATAGTGGTTGTACAAACCACATGACCTATGATCATGAACTCTTTACAGAACTTGATGAGGTTGTTTTTTCTAAAGTCAAGATCAGAAATGAAGCATATATTGATGTAAAAGGCAAAGAAACTGTGGCAATTTAAGGACACACAGGTTTGAAACTAATTTCCAATGTGTTATATGTCTCGGAAATTAGTCAAAACCTTTTGAGTGTTCCTCAGTTGCTCAAAAAAGGTTATAAAGTGTTGTTTGAAGACAAAAATTGCATGATTAAAGACTCAGAAAGTAGAGAGgtgtttaatattcaaatgaaagGCATGAGTTTTGCCTTGGATTTCATGAACAAAGAGCAGGCTGCAATGCACAAAGAGGTTAGTAGCACAGTACTTTGGCACAAGAGATTGGGGCATTTCCATCACGGTGCTCTAATGTTTATGAAAAAGAACAATCTTGCAAAAAACTTGCTTGAATTAGAAGAAGAACTTCCTACGTGTGCTATCTGCCAATATGGAAAGCAAACAATACTTCATTTTCCACAAACTATGACTTGGAGGGCTACAGAAAGGCTGCAATTGATACACACAGATGTTGAAGGACCCATGAGAACACCATCACTAAATGGGAGTAAGTATTATGTTGTTTTCATTGATGACAATACAAGGGTGTGCTGGATTTACTTTATGAAGTTGCTGACATCTTTTGGAAGTTTAAAGCTTGGGTGGAAACTACAGGTAATCAGATATGACAATATGTGACAAATTTAATAAGTTCTATGAAGATGCGGACATAGAACAATAGTTGACAGCACCTTATTCTCCTTAACAAAATGGCACCGTGGAAAGGAAGAATAGGACTATTATGGAGATGGCTAGGTGTTTGCTTCATGAAAAAGAATTGCCAAAGAGATTTTGGGCGGAAGCCGCAAATATTGCAGTTTTCATGCTTAACAGACTGCCAACAAAAGCTTTGCAAAAGAAGACACCATTTGAAGCATGGTATGGCTATAAACCTGAGTTGCTCAATCTGAAGATATTTGGTTGTTTGTGCTTTTTCTTACATTCCTCGGGTTAAGAAGGACAAACTAGACAAGAAAGCAGAACCTGGAACCTTTGTAGGCTATAGCTTAATTTCAAAGGCCTACATGATCTATTTGCCACATCATGACAAAGTAATTGTTAGCAAGAATATGAGATTCTTGGAGCTGGATAGTTGGAACTGGGAAGATGACAAGAAGATTGAATTTCAGAAGGAGAATGAGAACATAGACAAAGAACCTGCCAGAGGAACAAGATCACTTTTTGATATCTATCAAAGGTGTAATGTTTCTCTCATGGAACCTGCAGGATATGAGGAGGCTACAACCAATAAAAAATGGATAAGTGCAATGGAAGAGGAGCTCAagatgattgaaaaaaaaatcagacatGGGAATTGGTGGACAGGCCTAATCATAAGTAAGCTATTGGAGTCAAGTGGGTTTACAGGACCAAGCTTAATCTAGATGGTTCTGTAAACAAGTATAAAGCAACGCTGGTTGTTAAGAGATATGCCCAAATCTTTGGGGGTGGATTTTTCTAAAACCTTTGCTCCAGTGGCTAGGTTGGATACAATAAGGTTGCTATTCGCGCTTGCTGCACAAAATGGTTGGGCTATACATCAGATGGATGTCAAATCTGCCTTTTTGAATGGGTACTTGGAGGAAGAAATCTTTGTTCAACAACAAGAAGATTTTATTGTCCAAGGACAAGAGGAGATGGTGCATAGATTGAATAAGGCCTTATACGGGCTTAAACAAGCACCGAGATCATGGTATAGTAGAATTGATGCACACTTGGTGAACTTAGGCTTTGTAAAAAGTTCAAGTGAATTTACCCTTTATGTCAAAAAGGTTGATAATGACATACTTGTGGTTTCTCTTTATGTTGATGATTTGTTTGTTATAGGAAGTCATAATGAGCTTATTGATAAGTTcaaagaaagaatgaaagatgCCTTTGAAATTAGACCTTGAAAAGATGACATTCTTCCTTGGTATGCAGGTGCAATAAAAGCATAATGAAATATTTGTGTACCAGCAAAAATATGCGAAAGAAGTCCTTAGGAAGTTAAACATGAAAGAGTGCAAACCAACTGCAACTCCAATGAATCAAAAGGAAAAGTTTTGCAAAGAAGATGAAGCTGCAAGGGTTGATGAAAGGTTGTACAGAAGTTTAATTGGGTGCTTGATGTATTTGACAACAACCAAGCTAGATATTATGTATGTTGTGAGTTTACTATCTAGGTACATGCACTGTGCTAGTGAAATTCACTTTCAAGCTGCAAAAAGAATCCTTAGATATGTTAAAGGCACAATTGATTATGGAATAAGGTTCAGTCAAGTTAAAAGTTTCAATCTTCTTGGTTATTCTGATAGTGATTGGGCAGGATGTGCTGATGATATGAGAAACACTTCAGGTTATTGTTTTACTTTAAGTTCTGGTATGTTTTCATGGTGTTCTAAAAAACAAGAAGTTATAGTTCAATCAACatcagaagcagagtatatagTTGTTCTTGCTGGGGTAAACCAAGCTCTTTGGATTAAAAAGCTCATGATAGACTTGcacacaaaaccaacaaaaagcACACAAATATTTGTTGACAACCAAGTTGCAATTTCAATTGCAAATGATCCAGTGTTCCATGGCAGAACAAAACACTTAAAGATCAAGTTTTTCTTTCTAAGAGAAGTTCAGAAGGATGGAGAAGTGTAGCTTGTTCATTGTAGAAAAGAATATCATAATGTTGACATTCTAACAAAGGTGCTTCCTAAAAACAAATTTGAGTTCTTGAGGAAAAGACTTGGAATATGCAACTTCAGTgtcaaggaggagtgttgattGTAATAATATGTGAAGTTGTCAAATCACCTTTTTAAGTTTTCTAATTTGTAGGCAATAAAGAGTCAAATaatttactaaaattaaaatatttgatttttttttttgccgacAGATTTTATGAGATTCTAGTTTTCTTATTGTTGTATAAATGCACATTATactattcaataaaaatacaacCTTTTACCGTTCaatatctttcttttgttcttgctACAATCCTATACATCTTTCTAAATAACCAACAATATAAACTTCAGTAGGtccaaaatgattttctcaTCTCGAGAAGGATGTTCCTCTATCCATATGCATACATGGTATAACTTGACAAGATAGAAGAACCATATCTGATTTTGatatttgtgattttcattCCCGGAGGGACCAAAGAATTCGTCAGACCCTTGCTTAATTTTTCAACACCGACATAAAATATGCACcttcaattaatattattggTTCTCACGTTTAggacttaaaatatattaaagacaGGCATTGGACAACGTGGAGGGTGCAAACTTTTTTCCCTCTTTACTTTATCTAATAATAGTAAAACTTAAGAGAGGCATGGCATCAGAAAGGCGAAATCCCAGCTCAGAAAGCTTAAATGACACCTTTACATAATATGTGCCAATTGACGTGTTTTGTCATCATGCACGTGGCATTGTCCCAACAAACCaaaatatattactattttCTTCCACCCATTTTCAAAATGTTGGCATTTCCTAAAAGCTAAATAGttgcttattattattattattattattattattattattattattagtttttcccTAAGGAtccagaaattaaaatttccctGGGTGATGTTAATCCCTCTGATTTCTTATATGGGGGTCGttgatggattttttttttcctttccctaGTTGCATACACAAAACCTTCGGCCAGAAATAGTAAACGTGAGAACATTATACCTATAGATATGTAAAAGAACAACTCCAATTAGTTCTCTATACATCGTGGAAATCACAGGTACGTACATAACCATAAGTATAGATATGCATATAATGCAAATCAATGGCCAACCTAGAGTCAATATCCAAATTTGGTGAAAGCTAAAAGGATCACAGAACCTTCGCCTTTGGTCTCAATATAACCAGTAAAAGGCAGGCAGCCAACCATTAAGTCACCACGTTCCAAGTTTTTACGTATATaaagattttatattaaaattcaacaGAATCAACATCCAGAGGGATACTTTGAATTAACATCACAAAGTTGCTttcaattctttaattaataaacacatctttcttttttcatattttttttttctatgggCAACCGAACATGCAAATCTTCGAATTTtgaatacttttttcttttatggtcTTTCATGATGATCCATATCTGACTCATCCGGCAAAAAGTCAGGAGTCAACTTGTTTCTTTTTggccatatatatatacacatatacccTTGTAGAATACAAGGATTCATCAACCAAAGTGTTAAGAGCTCTTGAATATTATTCACAAACTTGTCATTACTCAAAAGACCCTCCTAGAGATAGAAGGAAAATTCCTGAAAGATAACAACAAAAATGAAAGCCTCATTTCTTCATGATCTATCTAATGGAATTTCTGTCACCTCAACATACCATGTTGGGAAGTCGTCAAAGAGATATCTTTTGCCTGATTCTTGTGGCAAATACAGCAAGTCTATCACGAAATCAAAGCAAAATAGAGCACCCTTTCATCACAAATCTGGATTCTTACAAAGATTCCGAGAACATGGTATTTTATCACTTTTGCTTAGTTTCGAGGCATAGAACAATCTTCTGCCATAATTTGTATGATGCATAATTTGACGTGtttattagaaaacaaaatgaagCTCTTATTGATGGCTTGAAACTGTTGTTGTAACATGCAGTGAGGCTTGGACCAAAGATAACAGATACAGTGAAAGGGAAATTAAGTATGGGAGCCAGAATTCTTCAGGTTGGTGGAGTAGAGAAAGTTTTCATGCAACTTTTTAGTGTGAGAGAAGGGGAGAAGCTGTTGAAAGCATCACAATGCTACTTATCAACCACATCTGGTCCTATTGCTGGTCTTCTCTTCATATCCACTGATAAAGTTGCCTTTTGCAGTGATAGATCCATCAAGATCTCTTCCCCAAATGGAGATGATGTTAGAGTCCATTATAAGGTgactttctttttaattttttttatatagtgtcTATCATGCAAGTGCTTCCGAGCTATCTCCTTAATCTTTCTTCATACTTTTGCTGATATGTTACTTCAATTTCTATGCCATTTCAGGTCTCAATTCCCCTTACAAAATTAAAGTCTGTCAACAAAAGTCAGAATGTGGAGAAGCCTTCACAAAAGTACATAGAAATAGTAACTGTGGATAATTTCGATTTCTGGTTCATGGGTTTCTTCAATTATCAGAAAGCTTTACGATGTCTTCAGCAGGCTGTCCCTCAAGCTTAGAGAGAAAAAACTGTACAAGTAAAATTGTTTGTCCCCTCTGCTTCATCACTTATTTTGTGAAGTTGCAGAGGTTCCTAAAATGTACAAATACTTTACATAATTTTGTAAATGATAAAGACAAAAACTAGTTGTTTATTAAAACTTTTGGTTCCATTGTCCAACATACAATGTTCTAATTTTAACACTCTAAAATCAAACTTCCTAAAAATCAATATTGGCCATATTTTCTGGCAAAATCTGCAAGGATATTCAATAAGCAAATGCTAACCGGTCCCGCCCtattaaatatatcataaacCAGAAACTAATCGGCTATTATTCATTTAATCAAACATATTTACTCATGCAATTAATCTCTTCTTTTATGTtagaaacataatatataaaacCTGCAAGAGAATTCAAAAAGGGCAAAATCTGCAAGTGTTCCAAGACTTGAGGCCCAATCCCTATCCCTATAATAGAGAATTTTTAACCGAAATCTAATTCAGCCTAAATTGTAAGTGTTAATTAAAGTCAATGATGGAGGTTCTTACGATGTATATGTTAACAGTTGAAAGCCAGAGTAAATTTATCAAGTCTCTGTACCAAGACAGAATAATATTGCTTCTGGAATCAACGTAGAGACTTATTATCCGGCACCCTTAAGAGATCTCAAACTTTAGTTCACGTAGAGACTTATCTCAATCAGCGTTAATCAAAATTCAGACAAAGTCAATGGTGGTATATATGACGCATC comes from Glycine soja cultivar W05 chromosome 20, ASM419377v2, whole genome shotgun sequence and encodes:
- the LOC114402649 gene encoding GEM-like protein 4; translation: MKASFLHDLSNGISVTSTYHVGKSSKRYLLPDSCGKYSKSITKSKQNRAPFHHKSGFLQRFREHVRLGPKITDTVKGKLSMGARILQVGGVEKVFMQLFSVREGEKLLKASQCYLSTTSGPIAGLLFISTDKVAFCSDRSIKISSPNGDDVRVHYKVSIPLTKLKSVNKSQNVEKPSQKYIEIVTVDNFDFWFMGFFNYQKALRCLQQAVPQA